The window TCGATGGTGTTGCCGGCGAAGTCGCGGGTCTTAATCGAAAAGTCCTGTCCCACATGAACACTGCCTTGACGACCAGCTCGGACGCGGATGAGCGGATTCGCCAGAATCGTACCCAGTCCCTTATTTTCAAATGTCTTTACTATGCCGGAGACCGAGAGTGTTTTATCGACGGTTTTTTGAATCGAGATCGTGAAGATGTTGTTATCGGTGACATTGCCTACAACATCCTGTGATGCAACTGCATTAACCTCACCGGATGAAAGTGTACTCCAATTGACGCCGACTTCGCGCAATGCATTGCGATCCGCTTCAAAAAACACCGCTTCAATTGTGACTTCACGGCTGGTAGCTGTGATGATATCAACATCTTTTCCGAGCTGAGCGTCTTTCACCAGTGGGTCGTATACCCGAATGAAATTACTCTCCTCTTCGTACTCGAGTTCATTCTTCTTACTGATTAGCTCCAATGCCCGTCGCCAACTCAAATTCACGATTTCGACGCCAATTTTGCCAACCTTTCCGCTATTGTCGATGATAACTTTGTTGCTCGTACGAAGGGTTATCTCACCCATCAGTTTCATCGCTTGATCGATGGGCAACGTTTCTGAGAATGTTACCCGGTCGTCGGTCACCCCGGAATTTGTCCACTCCTGTCGCGGCTGGGTCTGAGCCGATGCAAGCGGAACCAGTCCAATCGCGAAAGCAATTAGAAGCGGAATCGTCAGGAAGGTTCCTGTAACGATTGGTTTTGATCGATGCATCTCACTTCTCCTGTTGAAGATGAATACCCGGAACTACCGGATTGCGAACTCGATTACTCATTCTTGAAGCTCGCTTCCATTGTTGCGAACAAATAAATTCACGAATCGACTAAACATCGCGATCAAATTAGGGAATTCGATCAAAAGCGGTTTCCAACCACTCACTTGTCAAGAAGATCAAATTTATCACCCAAAGTTTGAACAACCGCTCTTCATGTTGTCGAAAAAATGTTAAGGCATCACTGACATTGTAGCGTACAACTCTCACTTCAGTTTCAGCGATCAACTTAACGGAACGCACATTAACATTCAACAATGAGGAAGCACCCCATGAATCTCCTGGCGAGAGCAAAATCACATCACGACCTAATCGCTTGACTGACATTTTACCTTGCACCACGAATAAAATGCCGCCGGAACCAGGATTCTCCCAGAGATACTCCTGCCCTTCGGAAAACTGCAACTCGCGTCCTAATCCCCGAAATACTGCATAATCGGCAGGTTTCCAACCCTTTAACAATCTCGGCAGCGGTTCTTCATCGTTTAATTTCTTTTCCTCGATTTCTGTCATCAAACTGCGCAGTCGTTCGAGATCAGATTCGGCGCGTTGTTTGGCTAAGCGAGTA is drawn from bacterium and contains these coding sequences:
- a CDS encoding response regulator translates to GKIALERFDSDPFDLVITDLAMPEMDGFELIDALQRRKAMLPIVVFTGLDTRDMMREAMKRGAYDFLAKPVLLEELDVTVRNALENYSTRLAKQRAESDLERLRSLMTEIEEKKLNDEEPLPRLLKGWKPADYAVFRGLGRELQFSEGQEYLWENPGSGGILFVVQGKMSVKRLGRDVILLSPGDSWGASSLLNVNVRSVKLIAETEVRVVRYNVSDALTFFRQHEERLFKLWVINLIFLTSEWLETAFDRIP
- a CDS encoding type II and III secretion system protein, whose translation is MHRSKPIVTGTFLTIPLLIAFAIGLVPLASAQTQPRQEWTNSGVTDDRVTFSETLPIDQAMKLMGEITLRTSNKVIIDNSGKVGKIGVEIVNLSWRRALELISKKNELEYEEESNFIRVYDPLVKDAQLGKDVDIITATSREVTIEAVFFEADRNALREVGVNWSTLSSGEVNAVASQDVVGNVTDNNIFTISIQKTVDKTLSVSGIVKTFENKGLGTILANPLIRVRAGRQGSVHVGQDFSIKTRDFAGNTIDNFISAGTMLTVTPTVYIDNDVTFVHLKLDVERSTGNVSALTTTINKSKASTSLLMLPNEEAAIGGLYSTEKSESRKGIPFLRDLPPWVLGIRYLTGYERVNYANKELVILLKVSLEKDLVTRMKEMRTRKGLQDERQRMEQRQGDLWQQSGLDK